The following proteins are co-located in the Meriones unguiculatus strain TT.TT164.6M chromosome 4, Bangor_MerUng_6.1, whole genome shotgun sequence genome:
- the Tldc2 gene encoding TLD domain-containing protein 2 isoform X2, with amino-acid sequence MKSRPWRYTQLPTQMEDTLSGEEGEEEEEEEPAPAPQDPVEPQLTEASQVLGASEIKQLSLHLPPRVTGHPWILAFCTSRDGFSLRRLYRQMEGHGGPVLLVLRDQDGQMFGAFSSSAIRLSKGFYGTGETFLFSFSPQLKVFKWTGSNSFFVKGDLDSLMLGSGSGQFGLWLDGDLYHGGSYPCATFNNEVLARQEQFCIEELEAWVLS; translated from the exons ATGAAAAGCAGACCATGGCGTTACACTCAGCTG CCCACCCAGATGGAGGACACCCTGTCTGGGGAGGAGggcgaggaggaggaagaggaggagccagccccagccccccAGGACCCTGTGGAGCCTCAGCTGACAGAAGCCAGCCAGGTCCTGGGCGCCTCGGAGATTAAGCAG CTCAGCCTCCACTTGCCCCCGAGGGTCACCGGCCACCCCTGGATCCTGGCCTTCTGCACTTCAAGGGACGGCTTCAGTCTGCGGAGACTGTACCGACAGATGGAAGGCCACGGTGGGCCCGTGCTGCTGGTGTTGAGAGACCAGGATGGGCAG ATGTTTGgtgccttctcctcctcagctATCCGACTCAGCAAAGGCTTCTACGGTACTGGCGAGacattcctcttctccttctccccacagctaaag GTCTTCAAGTGGACAGGAAGCAACTCTTTCTTTGTGAAAGGAGACCTGGACTCCTTGATGCTGGGCAGTGGAAG cgGCCAGTTTGGGCTGTGGTTGGATGGAGACTTGTACCATGGTGGAAGCTATCCCTGTGCTACCTTTAACAACGAAGTGCTGGCCCGGCAGGAGCAGTTCTGCATCGAGGAGCTGGAGGCCTGGGTTCTGAGCTGA
- the Tldc2 gene encoding TLD domain-containing protein 2 isoform X1 yields MKSRPWRYTQLPTQMEDTLSGEEGEEEEEEEPAPAPQDPVEPQLTEASQVLGASEIKQLSLHLPPRVTGHPWILAFCTSRDGFSLRRLYRQMEGHGGPVLLVLRDQDGQMFGAFSSSAIRLSKGFYGTGETFLFSFSPQLKVFKWTGSNSFFVKGDLDSLMLGSGRCVSLSPTPWGGQCSLPGELQVEWAGCVPTFDQLSSKSSEESGPRA; encoded by the exons ATGAAAAGCAGACCATGGCGTTACACTCAGCTG CCCACCCAGATGGAGGACACCCTGTCTGGGGAGGAGggcgaggaggaggaagaggaggagccagccccagccccccAGGACCCTGTGGAGCCTCAGCTGACAGAAGCCAGCCAGGTCCTGGGCGCCTCGGAGATTAAGCAG CTCAGCCTCCACTTGCCCCCGAGGGTCACCGGCCACCCCTGGATCCTGGCCTTCTGCACTTCAAGGGACGGCTTCAGTCTGCGGAGACTGTACCGACAGATGGAAGGCCACGGTGGGCCCGTGCTGCTGGTGTTGAGAGACCAGGATGGGCAG ATGTTTGgtgccttctcctcctcagctATCCGACTCAGCAAAGGCTTCTACGGTACTGGCGAGacattcctcttctccttctccccacagctaaag GTCTTCAAGTGGACAGGAAGCAACTCTTTCTTTGTGAAAGGAGACCTGGACTCCTTGATGCTGGGCAGTGGAAGGTGCGTGTCTCTGTCTCCCACGCCTTGGGGTGGCCAATGTTCTCTTCCAGGGGAGCTGCAGGTGGAATGGGCGGGCTGTGTCCCCACATTTGACCAGCTGTCCTCTAAGTCAAGTGAGGAGAGTGGACCACGTGCTTAG